A window of Chloroflexota bacterium genomic DNA:
TCAGCAACGTCGAGCGGGGAAGGTGAAAGTTGGTTATCAGGCAATCTACCAGGCGAAACCTGTGTCCCGGCAGGATGAAGAGGTCCACCCAACCCCGAAAAGGCTTCAATATTCCAGATGCGCCGCTTGCCAGAGCGGCCTGCTCGACTAACCTGACAGCCGTCGTCCCTACGCAGATAATGCGGCTGCCTCTGGCTGTGGCTGTGGCAATTTCAGTGGCTGCTTCGACGCCTATCTCTCCATATTCGCTGTGCAGGTGGTGCTGCCCCGGGTCTTCCACCCGGACAGGACGGAAGGAGTCCAGTCCCACATGCAGGGCAACAAAGGCGAGCCTGACCCCCTTGTTTTCTATCTGCTGAAGAAGCCGCGGCGTGAAGTGTAGGCCAGCAGTGGGTGCCGCTACACTCCCGCTTACCCTGGCGTACACCGTTTGGTAGCGCTCTGGATCCTCCAAGGGAGCATGAATATAAGGAGGCAGGGGGGCTTCCCCCAGCTCCTCCAGCATGGCTTCATCATCGAAGCGGATAGTCCTTAGGGACTGCTCTCCCCTCTCCAGCACCTCAATATCGACACTGGTTGGTGTGGAGCCTGCCACGGCTCTCTGCCCTTTAGCGGCGATCCTTATCTTGTCGCCCACCCCGATGCTCCTTGAAGGCCGCACCAGAGCTTCCCATAGACAGGGTTCCAGACGGCGGAGAAGCAGGATTTCGGCTTTTCCACTACCATCCCTCCACCCCCGTAACCGGGCGGGGATGACCCGGCTCTCGTTAAGCACGAGCACGTCGCCTGGATTGAGGAAATCGGCGATCTCAAAGAAGTGGCGATGTTCAATAGAGCCAGTGTCGCGGTGCAGAACCATCAGGCGGGAATGGTCTCGCGGCTCCACTGGCGTCTGAGCGATAAGCTCGGACGGAAGATGGTAGTCGAAGTCGCTGGTTCTCATCTCGCTACTGCACGCGGCCATCGGACAGCCCAAACTCATTGGGGGGTTAGGGTGACTGACGTCAGGCATTCTACTCGCTCACCCGAAATGATCCCTCCCTGCTTTAGGCTGTCAATATAGACTTTCAATGAGCATAAGGCAACTATTTGTGAGCCCTGGCATTACAAACTCATTAGGGGTAGTCTTCCGACTACCCCTAATGTTGAACAACACAGCCCTTTCTTCACCACAACCCCAGGCCTCGAGGCCGCAGCACAGGGACTAGAACAGTCCCCGCACCTTCCCTGTCTCCACGTCTATATCGATTTTCCTGAATGCCGGGTCGGAGCTGGTCCCGGGCATCAGGCTCAGGCTGATGGTGCCGGCCATGGGGCAAAGGAACTTAGCACCGGAGAATAGCAAAACATCACGGATGGGAAGGGTCCAGCCCTGGGGCACACCCTTGCGGTCAGGCTGATGGGTCAAGCTCAGGTGCGTCTTCACCATCATCGTCGTGTACTCATCATACATGGCATCTTTCTCAAACACCTTGGCCTTCTCCTCGGCCTCTGGTGACCAAGCGACGCCATCGGCTCCGTAGACTGTCTTGGCAATCTTCTCCACTCTGTCCCGTAGCTTCATCTCATTGGGATAAAGGAGCTTGAAGTCATTCTTGTCCTTGCAGGCTTCCATGACGGTATCAGCTAGCTCCAACGCGCCATCGCCGCCATTGGCCCAGTGGGACGAGAAAGCACAACGCGCTCCGGCCGCCTCGGCGGCCTTGCGCACCATGGCGATCTCCGCTGGAGTGTCAGTGTGGAAAGAGTTGATGCATACCACCGGGTTGATACCCGCGGTCTTAATGGTATTGATATGGTGCAACATGTTGCCGAGACCCTTCTCCAGGGTCTTCAGGTCTTCCTTCGTGTAGGCGTCGGGCAAAGGCAGGCCAGCGACCACCTTTGGCCCACCACCATGCATCTTCAAAGCCCTGATGGTGGCCACCAGTACGGCTACATGCGGTTTGAGGCCGCTCAGACGGCACTTGACATTCCAGAACTTCTCAAAGCCGATATCGGCCGCGAAGCCGCTCTCGGTGACAACAAAGTCAGCCATCTTTAGAGCCAGGCGGTCGGCTATGATTGAGTTTTGGCCCACGGCAATATTGGCGAAGGGCCCGGCATGCACCAAAACGGGCTGATACTCCACCGTACTGCACAGGGTGGGGTTGATGGCGTTGCGCATGAAAGCAGTCATGGCGCCACCCACCTCCAGGTCACCGGTGGTAACTGGTTTGCCCTTCTTATCATAGGCCAGGGTAATTTTGTCCATTCTTTCCCGCAGGTCCTTCAGGTCTCTGACAATGGCCAGCATGGCCATGATCTCAGAGCTTACCGCGATGCCGAACTTCGACTGCATGGTGTAACCATCCATGCGACCGCCAAGGCCGATGATGATATTGCGCAGACTCTGGGCACAGAAATCCATTATCCAGCCGAACTCCACCCTGGTGGGATCAACATCCAGGCGGCGCATCTTGGTAAGCCGTTGCAGTTGCTCGTCATCGTAGTTGCGCTCGTGCATCATCCTGGAGGTAAGAGCCACCATAGCCAGGTTATGGGCGTTCATGAGGTCATTAATGTCACCGGTGAGGCCCATGGAGAACTCAGTCATGGGGATGAGCAGCGCGTTACCACCGCCAGCAGCGGTGCCTTTGATGTTCATCGTTGGGCCGCCCGAAGGCTGGCGAATACAACCGAGCACATTTTGCTTGCGCTTGCCCAGGCCTTCCACCAGACCCAGCAAGCTGGTTGTTTTGCCCTCACCCAGTGGCGTGGGGGTGATAGCCGTGACATCGATATACTTGCCGTCAGGCCTGCTCTTGAGGCGCTCGATGATTTTCAGGAAATCGAGCTTACCTATCCTCCCGTAGGGAATGACCTCACCCTTTTGCAGCCCCAGTTTTTGCTGCCATTCCCCGGGAGTTGGCATCTTCTCTTCTGCCACTTCTGCGATTTGCCAGTCTGCCATCTTTGTTGCATCGTATGCCACAAACACCTCCTTAATTCATCTTCTAGTATTTTTCTATGGCATCATGCCACATACCACGTTGGTATTTACCACCACCCCCTCCAGATAGGTCTCTCTGCTAAGTTACTATTTTGCCTGCATCTCTGCTGCCCTGACCGTGTTAGCCATCAGCATGGTAACGGTCATGGGGCCGACACCTCCTGGTACTGGTGTGATGGCTTTCGCCTTCTGACTGGCGGCATCAAAGTCTACATCCCCCACCAGCCTGAATCCGGCTTTCTTGGTGGGGTCGGGAATACGGTTTACCCCAACGTCAATCACCACGGCCCCTTCTTTGATCATGTCCGCCGTTATCACCCTGGGAGCGCCCATGGCAGCGATTACGATATCTCCCAGTCTGACAATGGAGGCCATATTCTTCGTTCCCGTATGCACCACAGTTACGGTGGCGTTGGCCCCCTTCTGTTTTTGCATCAGGATAGCCATCACCGGCTTGCCCACTATGTTGCTCCGCCCGCAGACCACCACGTGCTTCCCTTCAGGGCTGTTCCCGCTGCGAACCAGTAGCTCCTGGACACCGTGTGGCGTGCAAGGCATGAAATAGGGATTACCTATGAGCAGTTTCCCGACGTTGACCGGATGGAAGCCATCCACGTCTTTCTTAGGATCGATAGCATCCAGGACATTGTCAGCATTGATGTGCTTTGGCAAGGGGAGCTGCACCAGGATGCCATGGAACTTGGGGTCCTTGTTCAACTCCTGTACTTTGGCCAAGAGTTGCTTCTCTGTCGTGTTTTCGGGATATACTGTTGTCTCGGAGTAGATTCCCAGTTCCTCGCTGGCCTTGGTCTTACCAGATACATAGGACACTGAGGCTGGGGCCTCCCCTACCCGCACCATGGCCAGCCCCGGGGTTATTCCCTTCTTTCTGAGCTCCTTTACCTTCTGGGCCAACTCAGCACGGATCTCTTCAGCAACCTTAGTACCACTTATTATCTCTGCCACCATAGATCACCTCCTTGTATGATCTTGCCTCGAATAGCAGTTCGAGCCTCGCTTTGTAAACACCCCCTAGATCACTATCCGTACTTTGCCACTGCACACGGTCTCCGCTCATGGATGGTCGAAAGGCGAAGACTGGCCATCCCCCGGATATGATCAGGGTATGGCTAAATGAAAGACAACGCATCGACCAGGGAGAGGAAAAGGGGAAAAGAGGAAATACCAGAAATGAGACAACAACCAGAAGTGTGGACAAACGCTACCTGCACTACCTTTTCCTCAAACCATAACCGAATTATATCATTCGTAACACAAACACTGCAAGCCCGCCCGGCCGGGTAGCACCTTGTCAACACAAGCAGCGCTGACATATAATTTGCACTGCCTATGAAGCCAGGGATGTCCAGATGCACGCCTATTCCCGATGGAACGGTCACCTCACCAGAGGGTTTCCTGGCCGGTGCTCATTATTGTGGGATCAAGACCCGGGGAAATGGTGCTTTAGATCTGGCTATCCTTTACTCAGAGGTTCCGTGCGTCGCAGCGGGCGTCTTTACCACCAACAAGGTCAAAGCGGCTCCCGTCCTCCTGTCACAAGACAGTTTAACCGCCGGCATAGCACAGGCAGTAGTAGTCAATTCAGGCTGTGCCAATGCTTGCACCGGACGCCAGGGACTGGCTGACTGCGCTGAGATGGCTGACCTGGCTGCCAGGAAGCTGGGAATACCGCCGCAGGCAGTGCTGGTGGCCAGCACCGGCGTGATCGGTGTGCCTTTAGCTATGGAACGCATCCGCAGTGGAATTGAGGCGATCGCTCTCTCCCGCGAAGGAGGACACCAACTAGCGAAGGCAATCATGACCACTGATACTTTTCCCAAAGAAATAGCTGTCAGCGTTAGAATTGGCGGAAAGGACGTCACCATTGGGGGTGTGGCCAAGGGGGCGGGGATGATTCACCCCGACATGGCTACTCTGCTATCATTTATTACCGCTAACGTCGCTTTGGATGCTGCGCTGGCACGAGCCGCCTTGCGACAGGCTGTGGATGATTCGTTCAATATGATTTCGGTTGACGGTGATACCAGCACCAATGACACGGTATTGTTGCTCGCCAGCGGGCTGGCCGGCAATGAGCCGCTCCGGGCTGGTACACCCGAGGCGGCATTGTTTCAGGATGCACTTGGCCAGGTCTGCCTCTATCTGGCCAAGTGCATCGCCCGTGATGGAGAGGGGGCGACCAAGCTTTTCGAAGTCAAGGTTGAAGGGGCTGTTACTCTGAGGGAGGCTCGCCTCGCTGCCCGTACCATAACCAGCTCTCCCCTGGTAAAGGCCGCACTGCACGGGAGTGATCCCAACTGGGGCCGGATCATGGCTGCCCTGGGTCGAAGTGGGGCTGAGATAGACCCGTCGCAGGTTGAGCTGTACCTAAAGGAGTTGTGTCTTCTGAGAGCGGGGTGCCCCGTGCCTTTTGACCAGGCGGAGGCGAGGAAGATGCTCAGCGAGGCTGAGGTTCAGATCAGGGTGTGCCTCAACTTGGGCAGAGAATCGGCGACTGCTTGGGGTTGCGACCTATCAGAGGAGTATGTGACCATTAACAGCGCCTACGTCACCTAAAGGCCGCAATAGGCTCTCCACCGGCACATGCGGCACAGGCGATAAGGCCATTTGTCAGCGATCACAGACCGCCATTGGCTGACCTTCAAAGTCTCTCCGTAGGACTTCTCCAAATCACCGAGTAGGAAATCATCTACTCTCCTGACCATCTCCTCCTTGATGTGCGGGCTATCGCATTGGCCTTCAATACAGGAAGGACAGGCCCGGCAGACATCGTCCACACCCTCGATGACGGTCACAGCTAGATCAAGGTCAGACATTAGTTTTTGCTTTACTTCCGTTAAAACCTGAAGGAATTTGCGGTTCAGATTATCGCTGTCAAAGCTAAGAAATGGCATGCAGCATATATGGTGGGGACGTAGTTTCAACAGCTTGTCGTGATGTTTATCAGGCATTTTCGAATTTCTTTAGCCGCAGACTATTATAGCACGCCGGGGGTACTGCTATCACAGGGATAATGGTTCTTGAAATATCTTCGTTATCCTCTGATATTAATATCATATAGGATGGCAACTGCATAAAAGGTATATTCCAGAGTGGGAATTCCCATGATTGTGGTACGTGCAAAGCCACCGTTCGCCCTTTGGCACGCCATAACAAACCTCGTAATCCTTTCAGGGACGTTCGACTTCTCACCCGCGTTGGCCAGGCCCTTAATGAGCCAAAACAGGTTTTCAATGAAGTCTACCTGCCCCTTGGCGAAGTTCGCCTGCCACCTGTTCTCTCTATCCCTCAGGTAATCTCTGGTGCTGGTAAGCCTGGGAATCTCTATCCCCAATACCTTGTGGATTTCTGTAGCATAGAAAGTTGAGGCCAAAGTCGAGTGTCCTTCTCTGCCGTATCCTCCATCCTGGTTTAGCAGACTGGAAACAAAAGAGATGACTTTCTGTTCATCAAGATCAGTGCCAAGAGTCTTCAGGGTTCTTACGGCGCGATAGGTATCTTCCAGTTCCGAAGGCACTTCTACGTCTATGTTATCGACAGCGCCAAAGCCCCCTGCCTTATTCTGAAGATACCTTACCCTCTGAGCGTGATCCTTCAGGCTAGGGACCATTTTCTGACCAAGGTCATTCATGACCTCAACGGCAGCAAAGATCTCACCCAGACTATACAGTGAACTATTCTTCGCCCGATGGAGAAAGTAATCCACGATAGCCGAAGTATGCCGGGGCTCTTCACCAATTATGTGAAGGCTCTTGACAGCGAAGTAGGTGTCCCTGGCACTTGAAGGCGGCACGCGGGCAAAGAAGAAGCCACCGTCTTCCAATTGGCAACTCTTTATGTACTCTGCTATCTGCTGGCGCAGAGGATAGGTAAGATAACGCACATTGTATCCACCGCGCTGTATATTGTTCCGTTCACGATCCATATAAATTAATAAGCTTCTACTCCAATATTTCCACATTTGGGTAGAAGCTATCAGCCCTGCTAAGTTCAGGGCATTTCGACTATGCGTTTAAGCCAGCCAAGCGAGCCTCATCGCTATAGACGGTTACTCGCTCAGGTCACTGATTAATATTAAGGCTAACAAGCAGCCGCACTTCTGTCGGTTGAACCCTTACCACCAAATAAGCGTCCCCAATACCTCAACCAGAAACACGGAGCAAATGCCTGAACCCGTCTCGTTATATTATCCTCCGGGGGGTATGAGAGGTCCCGGTTCTTTTGCAGGAACGCCAGATTCCTCAATCATCCACTCATAACCCAAATCAGCACGCCATTGCAGCATCTCCTCCACAAAGGTCTCATAGTCTTTCTGAAGGGTTTCGTAAAACCTGGCACTTTCCAAGGCAATGGCACCGAAGCTGGCCGCCGCAGTGGCAAAATCAATATCAGCATCAGTAAAGTGACGGGGCTCAGAAGTGTAAACTCGCATAACACCGACCACCTCTTCTCTCAGTTTGACCGCTACACTCAGAATGGAAGCTATACCCTCCTGCTTGACCTGCTTTCGATACTGAACCCTATCATCTGTTGTAGCATCGAAGACAGCCACCGGTTTGCCCTGAAGCGTTTCGGCCATGCTTTTGTCGGCCGATACCGGACCTTTTCTGACGTACCAATCACTTAACCCGTAGGACGCGGTACGAAGCAGCACCTTTTTGTCTGGCGTGAGCAGCAGCAGTGAACAGCCTTTCGCGTCCATAGCCTTTGCCACGTCCTCAACAATAGATTGAACAATTCGCTGAGGGGAACGAGCTGAGTTCAATGTCGCTGCCAGCTTGTATAGGCTCTGATAATAGGTCTTTTCGCCTTGCTTCATTGGGCACCTCCTTTGCTCTTGTTGAATTGGAAGGGCTACCATAATCATTCGGTTTTTTCGTTCGCCCTTAACCACTGTTGAAAAGAGGCAAAGAAGAAAGAGACCATCACCTCCCTTTGTAGAAGCTATTAGCTCCTTAAGAGCGGTTTAGGCAACTATCGCCTGGGCGAGCTTCATCGCCCATTTACTTCTTCTAGAATTATACTACCAAGATTAAGACACGAAATCAATAGCTTCATTGGTCTGACTGCCCTCAACTTTTTTGGGGGGCAGAGTGTGTTTTGATATTAGTCCGCACTTTTGCTATTCTTAAACTTCAATTCAAAAGAAAGGTTAATCAGGCCGTAAGGTATGGGAAAAGCCATCGTTGTTAAGCTAGGCGGAAGCACGCTGGGCAGCCACGATACCACACTCGAGGACTTGGTG
This region includes:
- the queA gene encoding tRNA preQ1(34) S-adenosylmethionine ribosyltransferase-isomerase QueA is translated as MRTSDFDYHLPSELIAQTPVEPRDHSRLMVLHRDTGSIEHRHFFEIADFLNPGDVLVLNESRVIPARLRGWRDGSGKAEILLLRRLEPCLWEALVRPSRSIGVGDKIRIAAKGQRAVAGSTPTSVDIEVLERGEQSLRTIRFDDEAMLEELGEAPLPPYIHAPLEDPERYQTVYARVSGSVAAPTAGLHFTPRLLQQIENKGVRLAFVALHVGLDSFRPVRVEDPGQHHLHSEYGEIGVEAATEIATATARGSRIICVGTTAVRLVEQAALASGASGILKPFRGWVDLFILPGHRFRLVDCLITNFHLPRSTLLMLVSAFASKELIDCAYQEAIRQRYRFYSFGDCMLIL
- a CDS encoding formate--tetrahydrofolate ligase, whose amino-acid sequence is MAYDATKMADWQIAEVAEEKMPTPGEWQQKLGLQKGEVIPYGRIGKLDFLKIIERLKSRPDGKYIDVTAITPTPLGEGKTTSLLGLVEGLGKRKQNVLGCIRQPSGGPTMNIKGTAAGGGNALLIPMTEFSMGLTGDINDLMNAHNLAMVALTSRMMHERNYDDEQLQRLTKMRRLDVDPTRVEFGWIMDFCAQSLRNIIIGLGGRMDGYTMQSKFGIAVSSEIMAMLAIVRDLKDLRERMDKITLAYDKKGKPVTTGDLEVGGAMTAFMRNAINPTLCSTVEYQPVLVHAGPFANIAVGQNSIIADRLALKMADFVVTESGFAADIGFEKFWNVKCRLSGLKPHVAVLVATIRALKMHGGGPKVVAGLPLPDAYTKEDLKTLEKGLGNMLHHINTIKTAGINPVVCINSFHTDTPAEIAMVRKAAEAAGARCAFSSHWANGGDGALELADTVMEACKDKNDFKLLYPNEMKLRDRVEKIAKTVYGADGVAWSPEAEEKAKVFEKDAMYDEYTTMMVKTHLSLTHQPDRKGVPQGWTLPIRDVLLFSGAKFLCPMAGTISLSLMPGTSSDPAFRKIDIDVETGKVRGLF
- a CDS encoding bifunctional 5,10-methylene-tetrahydrofolate dehydrogenase/5,10-methylene-tetrahydrofolate cyclohydrolase, giving the protein MVAEIISGTKVAEEIRAELAQKVKELRKKGITPGLAMVRVGEAPASVSYVSGKTKASEELGIYSETTVYPENTTEKQLLAKVQELNKDPKFHGILVQLPLPKHINADNVLDAIDPKKDVDGFHPVNVGKLLIGNPYFMPCTPHGVQELLVRSGNSPEGKHVVVCGRSNIVGKPVMAILMQKQKGANATVTVVHTGTKNMASIVRLGDIVIAAMGAPRVITADMIKEGAVVIDVGVNRIPDPTKKAGFRLVGDVDFDAASQKAKAITPVPGGVGPMTVTMLMANTVRAAEMQAK
- the argJ gene encoding bifunctional glutamate N-acetyltransferase/amino-acid acetyltransferase ArgJ, with translation MKPGMSRCTPIPDGTVTSPEGFLAGAHYCGIKTRGNGALDLAILYSEVPCVAAGVFTTNKVKAAPVLLSQDSLTAGIAQAVVVNSGCANACTGRQGLADCAEMADLAARKLGIPPQAVLVASTGVIGVPLAMERIRSGIEAIALSREGGHQLAKAIMTTDTFPKEIAVSVRIGGKDVTIGGVAKGAGMIHPDMATLLSFITANVALDAALARAALRQAVDDSFNMISVDGDTSTNDTVLLLASGLAGNEPLRAGTPEAALFQDALGQVCLYLAKCIARDGEGATKLFEVKVEGAVTLREARLAARTITSSPLVKAALHGSDPNWGRIMAALGRSGAEIDPSQVELYLKELCLLRAGCPVPFDQAEARKMLSEAEVQIRVCLNLGRESATAWGCDLSEEYVTINSAYVT
- a CDS encoding DUF1284 domain-containing protein, with translation MPDKHHDKLLKLRPHHICCMPFLSFDSDNLNRKFLQVLTEVKQKLMSDLDLAVTVIEGVDDVCRACPSCIEGQCDSPHIKEEMVRRVDDFLLGDLEKSYGETLKVSQWRSVIADKWPYRLCRMCRWRAYCGL
- a CDS encoding GAF domain-containing protein yields the protein MIMVALPIQQEQRRCPMKQGEKTYYQSLYKLAATLNSARSPQRIVQSIVEDVAKAMDAKGCSLLLLTPDKKVLLRTASYGLSDWYVRKGPVSADKSMAETLQGKPVAVFDATTDDRVQYRKQVKQEGIASILSVAVKLREEVVGVMRVYTSEPRHFTDADIDFATAAASFGAIALESARFYETLQKDYETFVEEMLQWRADLGYEWMIEESGVPAKEPGPLIPPGG